In Runella sp. SP2, the genomic window GGAGGATAAAAAAAGCCACCGCCGCCAGTGTATCCCCAGTAGCTGTTCCAAGGGTTATAATTAGCGACAAGCCCCGTTTGGGTTTCTCTGATGCGCGCTACACTGACGCCCAAATCTGGTTTTGCCTCGCGCGTTACTCGCTTGTATCCGCGCTGCGTCAAAGTTGATGTAATTCGGTCTAATGCCACATAATCTTGCGTAGAAGTCGAAACTCCCGTTTGCTGGTTTTGAATTACATATACTGTATCGGCCAAGCTAAAGGTCTGGTAATTAGCAAAATTGGTCGTAGGTTCGTAATTAGTAATAAAAACTTGGGTTTCCTCTACCGTCAAATCATTCAAGGGGTCAGGTGCGCAGGCAGTGGCTATCATTGCGACCGTTACTCCTAAAATAAGTGCTTGAAATTTAACTTTCATGGTTTATTCTCGGTTTTTTTATAACCTACTAACGAAAAGTTGGCCCAAATCATTTCATCTTTTTTATGCTCAAAATTGCCCACGACCCAATTTTTTGTCATCCACTTCCCAAAGGCCCTAACGGAGAACCTCATCGTTTTCCAATGGCCAAATACGAACTTATTCCCGAACAGCTCTTGTATGAAGGCACTTGCACGTCCGACAACTTCTTCTCCCCTAGCCACTTGGACGAACATTGGATTTTGGGGGTGCACGATAGTACCTACTGGGAAGATTTAAAAAACTTGAGAATTTCTGACAAAATGGTTCGACGGATTGGTTTCCCGCTGAATCAACGACTCATTGAGCGCGAAACGCGCATTGCCCAAGGAACGATTGAATGTTGTCATTTTGCGTTGGCGTTTGGCGTTTCGATGAATGTCGCAGGTGGCACCCATCATGCTTATGCCGATCGTGGCGAAGGGTTTTGTTTGTTGAATGATGTGGCTATCGCCGCCAATTATTTACTCTCGAAGCAACTGGCGACCAAAATTCTGGTGGTCGATTTGGATGTGCACCAAGGCAACGGAACGGCCGTTATTTTTCAGAACAACCCTCAGGTTTTTACCTTTTCAGTGCACGGAAAAGATAATTATCCTTTGTTCAAAGAAAAATCAGACCTCGACATCGAACTCCCTACGGGAACGCAAGACCAAGACTATCTCCGCTTACTTTATGAAACATTACCTTATCTCATCGACCAACAACGGCCCGATTTTATTTTTTACATTTCGGGAGTAGATATTCTGGAGACGGATAAATTGGGAAAATTGAAAGTTACCCGCGAAGGCTGTTACCGACGTGATGAGTTTGTATTTTCTCAGTGTAAACAACGAAATATCCCTGTTGTGGTTTCGATGGGTGGTGGCTATTCCCCGCGCTTGGCCGATATTGTGGAAGCACATTGTAATACGTTCCGAATTGCACAGCAGCTATATTTCTAATCTTTTACTGTAAAACTTGGTAAGTCAAGAACGCCAACCCATACGCCAAAACCGTCATGTATGCCAACTGAATGAGGGGCCATTTCCAGCCGTGGGTTTCACGCTTTACGGTTGCGATTGTACTCATGCACATCATGGCAAATACATAAAACACCAACAACGAAAATGCCAGCGCGGGTGTGTACATGGCTTTTCCCGTTTTAGGATTTATCTCAGCACGCATTCGGGCTTTGATGGTTCCGTTATCTTCATCCGCTTCGCTTCCGATGCTATAAATGGTGCTCATCGTACCTACAAACACTTCGCGCGCGGCAAATGAAGCCAATAACGCAATACCTATTTTCCAATCGTATCCCAAGGGTGCAATGGCTGGTTCAATAAATTTCCCAAAATGACCCGCGTACGAATGTTCTAACTTGTAAGCAGCTACCGCGTTTTCCATTTCAGTTCCTGTCAGCGTTGGTTGCTCTTTTTGAATGGTTTCTTCTGCTTTTGAAATGGCATCGCCTGGGCCATAGGTAGCCAACACCCAAAGAATAATAGAGATGGCAACGATGATTTTACCTGCTTGGGTCACAAATGACTTAACACTATCCCAAACGGCAATACCCACATGGTACCAGCGCGGAATTTGGTAAGTAGGCATTTCCATGACAAAATAGCCCGTTTCGGCACTTTCAACCCTTCCTTTGATAGCCCAAGCCGATACTAAGGCACTGATTAGCCCCAGCAAGTACAAGCCCATAAGCGTCAGTCCTTGGAGGGTAAAAAAACCAAGTACTGCCGTAGAAGGCACTACCAGCGCTATAAGCACCGTATAAATCGGCAAGCGAGCCGAACAACTCATCAGTGGTGTGACCAATATCGTTAGTAATCGTTCTTTTCGATTTCCGATGCTTCTGGCTGCCATAATGGCTGGTACGGCACAGGCTACTCCTGAAATAAGCGGCACCACACTTCGACCATTTAAGCCAAACTTTCGCATGAGTTTGTCCATAATGACCATCACCCGAGCCATGTAGCCAGATTCTTCAAGCAGCGAAACCAAGAAAAACAAGAAGGCGATTTGAGGAATAAAAATTACAACCCCGCCAATGCCCGCCACCAGTCCATCGGTCAATAAATCGGTCAATGCTCCTTCTGGAAGTTGTTGTTTTAACCAATCATTCAACGACGCCATTCCCGCATCAATCAAGTCCATGGGATAGCTGGCAAACGTAAATACCGCTTGAAAAATGACCAACAGCACCGCCAAGAAAACGGCATACCCCCAAAAAGGGTGAAGCAAAACTTTATCTAAACGCCTCGTCCACAATGGTTTCACCAAAAACTCCGCCACCGTTTTGACCGATTCTTTGACGAGACCATCGATGACCGCATATCGGTGCATGGTTTCAGCTGCTTGAAAACCGCTTTCTTTAAAACCGTGTTTTTCAATCATTTTATCGTAAGCTACCCGCTTTTCGTGCGGTACAAACGAAAAAATATCGTGTTGCTGAACGTGGTGCAATGCCAAATAATTATTGGAAATATCGTTCGTGCGTTTTACTTCGTCAATCAATTCGGGGAATTGCTCCGCAGGATTAAAATAATATTTCTCAACCGATTTTTTGGGGTTTTCTAACTGTTGCAAAACAGCCTGTTTGAGTTGGTCTAAGCCTTCTCCTACCCGCGCATTGATGCGAACTACAGGCACGCCCAATTTCATCGCTAATTTTACGGCGTTGACTTGCAGGTTTTTATCTCGCGCTACATCGAGCATGTTTAAAGCCAAAACTACGGGCAACCCCAAATCTGCTACTTGGGTAAACAAAAGCAAATTACGTTTGAGGTTGGAGGCATCAGCCACCACTACTACCACATCAGGATAATCTTCATGGGAAGGATTGGCCAAAATATCAATAACCACTCGCTCGTCCAACGCTTTTGGATATAAACTATACAGACCTGGCAAGTCAACAACCACTGCCTCAGTAGCATCATTGAGCATCCAAGGGCCTGATTTTTTTTCTACCGTAACACTTGGGAAATTTCCAACTTTTTGACGCAATCCAGTCAGTTGGTTAAACAACGATGACTTACCGATATTTGGATTGCCGACGATGGCGATGATGGGGTTCTTTTTCAAGGGATATTAAATGCTTTCTTCAACAATAACCGTAGCCGCTTCTTCTTTGCGCATTGCCAAACAATAGCCGTTTACTTGCACACCAATTGGATCGCCCAGAGGTGCCACAAAATCGAGCATTACTTCAATGCCAGGCAAAAAACCCATTTCGAGTAGTTTCAACGATAAATCTTCTTGGCGAAACTCTTTCACAAAAGCTCTTTCTCCCAGTTGTAAGTCGGCGATGGTTTTCATATTGGACGGGTGGTTCAGTCTATTTTCTCAAAAGGGTTTTGAGTCATATAACGCAATTTATTTAGATTGAGTTTAAATAGAACCACACAAAGTAACATTTTCACGCCAACAATATCAAATGATACCTATCAGGTTTTCTAATGACGCCATACACACAAGCACTTATCGAACTGTTTATCAGCATATTACAACAAACAATATCTATACTAATTCTAAATTTTAAAGATTATTACTTCAATCAATACATTATTTTAGTCCAAACTCTACATTTGCTTTTCCATTTTTCGCCGTCGAATGAAAGCCACCCTCGCGTTTTTATTGGCCTCCATTGTGTTTGCACAAAGTCTCCTTCCTCGGTCGGCGACTGAGTTGTTGCATTCACCTGACGTGTGGAAACATTTTGAGGAGCACAAGGCAGAATGCCCTGCGTCATTAAGCTTTCTTGATTTTTTGTGGATGCACTATTCCGCCGATTCGGAGCATACCAAACAAAAAGAGCACCATCTTCCAAGTTTTGATTTCAACAGTGTAGCCAGTTTTTTTGTGCTACCTTCGGCTTCTGTATCGTTTGATGCCCAAACTGTCGTTACCTTCTTAACTTCTGCCAATTTTCATTGGCTCAATTCCTACGCCTTTTTATCATTCAAGGCACTCATTTGTCCACCCCGAGCTTAGGGCTTTTTTTCTTTGATGGGAGAAGTGTATCCTTTCAATGCTGCATTTCCCGCTTTTCATCTATTCTAACAATAGGTCACTCGGGCAAATTCTTAATCCATTCATCAATCGAAGCATCGGCTACCGATTCTCTTTCTGATTTATCATAAATGGAAAGTAAAAATACTTGTTCACCCACAACCCTTACGTGGGTTATTACCCTTGCTCCACCACTTTTCCCTCGATTTTTAGAAGGAATTGCCAAACGTATTTTGAAACATTCTTTACCAAGAGGAATCCCTGTTTTGGGATTTTCTCTAAGTGTTTCTTGTAAATACACTAATGCTTGCTTTATGCTTGCATGTTTTTTAGCAATTTTTTTGAGCTGCTTCTCAAATACAGGTGTTGTTTTAATTTCAAAGTTCATTCAACAACTGATCCAAAGTTTTCAACTCAATTTCTCCTCTTTCGTGCATTTCAACCTCTTTCCAAGACTGACGCAGTTCTTTCAAAAGTCGTGGTTCTTTAGGTTTCAACTTTTTAGGCGTCTTCACCTCGGACTTATAACCAAGTTCCTTGACGAGCGCCAAAAACTCTTCTGCTTTTTTTTCGGGGACGGTGACAGTGATTTGCATAAGATTACAACTTCAATTTTCAACAAAAATAAAACAAAATATGATTGATTCACTGATTCATTACAGTATCAAAAACAAGCTGGTCATTGGATTGGCAGTGGTGGCACTGGTGATTTGGGGAGGGTACTCGCTCTCGCGGTTGCCCATTGATGCCGTTCCTGACATCACCACCAACCAAGTGCAAATCTTAACGCTCACACCCACCTTGGCAGCCCAAGAAGTTGAGCAATTTGTGACTACACCCATCGAATTGTCGCTGGCCAACATTCCTGATGTGACTGAGATTCGCTCGGTATCCAAACTTGGGCTTTCGGTAGTAACCGTAGTTTTTAAGGACGAGGTGGACATTGTCCGAGGAAAACAATGGTTAACCGAACAACTCAAAACCGTGGAAGCCGATATTCCTGCGGAGTTCGGAAAACCCATGATTGCACCCCTCACAACGGGCTTGGGCGAAATTTATCAATACACCTTGGCCGTTAAAAAAGGGGCGAAGTCTAAATATGATCTTACTGAGCTTCGTACTATTCAGGACTGGATTGTCAAACGCCAATTGGTCGGAATAGAAGGAGTGATCGAAATCAGCAGTTTTGGTGGATTCGTCAAACAATACGAAGTCAGTGTCAACCCCGAACGCCTACGCGCGCACAATGTCACGCTATCGGAGTTGTACGATGCCTTGCAAAAAAACAATGCCAACACAGGAGGAAGCTACATCGAAAGAATCGGGCAAGCGCAGTTTATTCGTGGCGAAGGGGTTGTAAAAAGCCTCAGCGACATTGAGCAAATTGTGATTAAAAACGTGGGAGGAATCCCCGTTTTGGTACGTGACGTAGCTGGGGTTGATTTTGGCCATGCCAATCGCTTTGGGGCATTGGTGCGGAATGGCGAAGGCGAAGCCGTTGGAGGAATTGTATTGATGCTAAAAGGTGCTAACTCGGCCAATACCGTCAATGCCGTAAAAGAACGCATTGCCCGTATTCAAAAAAACCTTCCTGAAGGCATTGAAATTGTACCGTTTATTGAACGTACCAAACTCATCAATAAAACCATCACTACTGTCAGCGAAAATCTGCTTTTAGGGGGACTCATCGTGATTGTGGTCTTGGTACTTCTCATGGGTAGTTTGCGGGCAGGGTTGGTGGCCGCTTCGGTCATCCCGTTAGCCATGTTATTCACGATTGGAATGATGAATACCTTCGATATTTCGGCCAACTTAATGTCCTTGGGTGCGATTGACTTTGGGGTGATTGTGGACGGTGCCGTGATTATCGTGGAGGCTATTGTCCATCGATTTCAAGTTTGGTACGAAGACAACAAACGCAACAATGTCGATGACCCACTTGAACGCGACCAGTTGGTGTATGAAACCGCCAAACGCATTCGTACCTCGGCGGCCTTTGGCGAAATCATCATTTTGATGGTGTATCTGCCTATTCTTTCATTGGTGGGAATTGAGGGCAAAATGTTCAAACCCATGGCCATGACGGTTGGGTTTGCCATTTTTGGGGCGTTCATTTTGTCTTTGACCTACGTTCCGATGATGTCGTCGTTGGTGATGGGCAAAAACTTACACAAACACTGGAATTTTTCAGAGCGGGTACTCGCTTGGTTATACCGACGTTATGAACCCCTCATTCTCTGGTCGTTACAGTGGAAAAAAGCTACAGTTGGTATTACCTTGGGACTTTTTGTGATTTCACTTCTTGTCTTTAATCGTCTTGGCGGTGAATTTGTCCCTACCCTCGACGAGGGCGACTTAGCAATCGACTTCCGCACGGCATCGGGGACTTCTTTGACAGAGACAATTAATTCAGCTAACAAAGCCCATCAAATTCTCCGAAAACATTTTCCCGAAATTCAACAGATTGTAGGGCGGGTTGGAGCTTCTGAAATCCCTACCGACCCCATGCCCATTGAAATGGTCGATCAAATGATTAACATGAAAGATATTTCGGAATGGAAAAACGCCAAAAATCGCGAAGAAATGTCCGAAAAAATGGCGGCAGTATTGGCAGAAGAACTACCTGGAACCAGCGTAGAAATGACCCAACCCATACAGATGCGTTTTAACGAAATGATTACGGGGGTTCGCTCAGACGTGGTCGTTAAAATCTTTGGCAACGACCTTGACGTTTTGTACGAACGTGCCAACGCCGCTGCTAAAGTAATTGAAAAAATAGAGGGAATCGCAAGTGTACGCGTGGAGCAAATTGTAGGTTTACCCCAAATCAGCATCAACTACCACCGAGCAAAAATAGCGCAATATGGCCTGAGTATTGCCGACATTAATCGCCTCGTACGCAGTGGTTTTGCGGGCGAAACCGCAGGAACGGTGTATGAACAAGAGCGCCGTTTCGACTTAGTGGTGCGGTTGGATGCGCAACATCGTCAAGACATTGAAAACGTTCGACAATTGCTTATTCCATTGCCACAAGGAGGAACAGTACCGTTGGCAGAGTTGGCGGATATTGGTTTTCGTAAAGCTCCAGCTCAAATTTCCCACGAAGAAACCCGTCGGCGTATTACGATTGGGATTGGCGTTCTCAACCGCGACGTAGAAAGCGTCGTCAACGACGTTCAGGCTACGATTGAGAAAAAAGTGGCCTTACCATCGGGTTATTTTTATACGTACGGGGGAGCTTTCGAAAACCTTCAACGCGCCAAAGAACGCCTAAGTTTCGCCGTCCCGTTGGCACTTTTCCTCATCTTTACATTGCTCTACTTTACCTTTCATTCTTTAAAAGAATCGCTCTTAATCTTCTCCGCCGTTCCCATGTCGGCCATCGGAGGAATTATCGCCCTCTGGATGCGCGACATGCCCTTTAGTATCTCGGCTGGGGTTGGATTTATTGCGTTGTTTGGGGTAGCAGTTTTGAACGGAATTGTACTTATCAGCTACCTCAACGACCTTGAAAAAGAAGGAGTTACTAACTTAAAAGAACGTATTTTAAAAACCGTCGAGGTACGATTCAGGCCCGTAATTATCACAGCGACGGTAGCCTCCCTAGGTTTTCTTCCAATGGCTATTTCTAATTCGGGAGGAGCCGAAGTACAGCGT contains:
- a CDS encoding DUF4136 domain-containing protein — encoded protein: MKVKFQALILGVTVAMIATACAPDPLNDLTVEETQVFITNYEPTTNFANYQTFSLADTVYVIQNQQTGVSTSTQDYVALDRITSTLTQRGYKRVTREAKPDLGVSVARIRETQTGLVANYNPWNSYWGYTGGGGFFYPPTYSYYQTSETYWYLEMVDLKNATNGLQPKVVWNAQIRGNGIFDSASLTNLIDNVFKQSMYLRK
- a CDS encoding histone deacetylase, which produces MLKIAHDPIFCHPLPKGPNGEPHRFPMAKYELIPEQLLYEGTCTSDNFFSPSHLDEHWILGVHDSTYWEDLKNLRISDKMVRRIGFPLNQRLIERETRIAQGTIECCHFALAFGVSMNVAGGTHHAYADRGEGFCLLNDVAIAANYLLSKQLATKILVVDLDVHQGNGTAVIFQNNPQVFTFSVHGKDNYPLFKEKSDLDIELPTGTQDQDYLRLLYETLPYLIDQQRPDFIFYISGVDILETDKLGKLKVTREGCYRRDEFVFSQCKQRNIPVVVSMGGGYSPRLADIVEAHCNTFRIAQQLYF
- the feoB gene encoding ferrous iron transport protein B is translated as MKKNPIIAIVGNPNIGKSSLFNQLTGLRQKVGNFPSVTVEKKSGPWMLNDATEAVVVDLPGLYSLYPKALDERVVIDILANPSHEDYPDVVVVVADASNLKRNLLLFTQVADLGLPVVLALNMLDVARDKNLQVNAVKLAMKLGVPVVRINARVGEGLDQLKQAVLQQLENPKKSVEKYYFNPAEQFPELIDEVKRTNDISNNYLALHHVQQHDIFSFVPHEKRVAYDKMIEKHGFKESGFQAAETMHRYAVIDGLVKESVKTVAEFLVKPLWTRRLDKVLLHPFWGYAVFLAVLLVIFQAVFTFASYPMDLIDAGMASLNDWLKQQLPEGALTDLLTDGLVAGIGGVVIFIPQIAFLFFLVSLLEESGYMARVMVIMDKLMRKFGLNGRSVVPLISGVACAVPAIMAARSIGNRKERLLTILVTPLMSCSARLPIYTVLIALVVPSTAVLGFFTLQGLTLMGLYLLGLISALVSAWAIKGRVESAETGYFVMEMPTYQIPRWYHVGIAVWDSVKSFVTQAGKIIVAISIILWVLATYGPGDAISKAEETIQKEQPTLTGTEMENAVAAYKLEHSYAGHFGKFIEPAIAPLGYDWKIGIALLASFAAREVFVGTMSTIYSIGSEADEDNGTIKARMRAEINPKTGKAMYTPALAFSLLVFYVFAMMCMSTIATVKRETHGWKWPLIQLAYMTVLAYGLAFLTYQVLQ
- a CDS encoding FeoA family protein yields the protein MKTIADLQLGERAFVKEFRQEDLSLKLLEMGFLPGIEVMLDFVAPLGDPIGVQVNGYCLAMRKEEAATVIVEESI
- a CDS encoding type II toxin-antitoxin system RelE/ParE family toxin; translation: MNFEIKTTPVFEKQLKKIAKKHASIKQALVYLQETLRENPKTGIPLGKECFKIRLAIPSKNRGKSGGARVITHVRVVGEQVFLLSIYDKSERESVADASIDEWIKNLPE
- a CDS encoding CusA/CzcA family heavy metal efflux RND transporter, with the protein product MIDSLIHYSIKNKLVIGLAVVALVIWGGYSLSRLPIDAVPDITTNQVQILTLTPTLAAQEVEQFVTTPIELSLANIPDVTEIRSVSKLGLSVVTVVFKDEVDIVRGKQWLTEQLKTVEADIPAEFGKPMIAPLTTGLGEIYQYTLAVKKGAKSKYDLTELRTIQDWIVKRQLVGIEGVIEISSFGGFVKQYEVSVNPERLRAHNVTLSELYDALQKNNANTGGSYIERIGQAQFIRGEGVVKSLSDIEQIVIKNVGGIPVLVRDVAGVDFGHANRFGALVRNGEGEAVGGIVLMLKGANSANTVNAVKERIARIQKNLPEGIEIVPFIERTKLINKTITTVSENLLLGGLIVIVVLVLLMGSLRAGLVAASVIPLAMLFTIGMMNTFDISANLMSLGAIDFGVIVDGAVIIVEAIVHRFQVWYEDNKRNNVDDPLERDQLVYETAKRIRTSAAFGEIIILMVYLPILSLVGIEGKMFKPMAMTVGFAIFGAFILSLTYVPMMSSLVMGKNLHKHWNFSERVLAWLYRRYEPLILWSLQWKKATVGITLGLFVISLLVFNRLGGEFVPTLDEGDLAIDFRTASGTSLTETINSANKAHQILRKHFPEIQQIVGRVGASEIPTDPMPIEMVDQMINMKDISEWKNAKNREEMSEKMAAVLAEELPGTSVEMTQPIQMRFNEMITGVRSDVVVKIFGNDLDVLYERANAAAKVIEKIEGIASVRVEQIVGLPQISINYHRAKIAQYGLSIADINRLVRSGFAGETAGTVYEQERRFDLVVRLDAQHRQDIENVRQLLIPLPQGGTVPLAELADIGFRKAPAQISHEETRRRITIGIGVLNRDVESVVNDVQATIEKKVALPSGYFYTYGGAFENLQRAKERLSFAVPLALFLIFTLLYFTFHSLKESLLIFSAVPMSAIGGIIALWMRDMPFSISAGVGFIALFGVAVLNGIVLISYLNDLEKEGVTNLKERILKTVEVRFRPVIITATVASLGFLPMAISNSGGAEVQRPLATVVIGGILSATLLTLVVLPVLYALFSKASTTTKGVASLLVLITLSLPSHAQISVQQAIERASQNNLTLKTTELTQQSQKALIGSAWQLPKLSADLAAGQTQSRPFDYTLSAVQSFEPFGVYRNRAKVLTQQVNVTQKQQEIQRNELAFSVKQQYYQILFLYKTRQLIQAQDTLYVKALEAAKSRYKTGETNQLEVVASETNRREIQNRRTVIDREIQLAYMGLQALMYSNESLMIDTLLNLQRPTPSQEGINRYAALATEESQLSRNFTDLERAQLKPDWRIGAANQSIEGKLGFMYLSGGLGIPLTNKPQKARIEAAKVGEQASENQLKAIQFQTEANTRILRESLQKLQTTLNYYEQSALPQAELLLKTAYKQFRLGDIEYVEFFQNTRQAWQIREAYLTEQLRFTQTVIELEKWLGIE